A section of the Paenibacillus odorifer genome encodes:
- a CDS encoding RNA 2'-phosphotransferase: protein MLSNTAEVSLSKFMTKLLRHTPEQYGLILDPEDGSCRLDDLLSVIVSTPRWSEVTVGDIRQVVAGCDKQRLEIVDDRIKARYGHSHTKITYEPGTPPAVLFHGTHSGVLSVILEEGLQSMGRQYVHLSEGTHFASLAGSRRGKLILLTVDTIRAGQMGATFYNAGNKVWLAGHIPPSCLKVYTP from the coding sequence ATGTTAAGCAATACAGCGGAAGTATCGTTAAGTAAATTTATGACTAAGCTGCTGCGGCATACCCCAGAGCAATATGGTCTTATTTTGGATCCAGAGGATGGTTCCTGTAGGTTGGATGATTTGCTGTCTGTTATTGTCAGCACTCCTAGATGGTCAGAGGTGACTGTGGGAGATATTCGGCAAGTGGTCGCAGGCTGCGACAAGCAACGATTGGAAATCGTTGATGACCGGATCAAAGCCCGGTACGGGCATAGCCATACAAAAATCACTTATGAGCCGGGGACTCCGCCTGCTGTACTTTTTCACGGAACTCATTCTGGTGTGCTTTCTGTGATTTTGGAGGAGGGACTCCAATCGATGGGACGGCAGTATGTTCATTTGTCTGAAGGGACTCATTTTGCCAGTTTAGCCGGAAGTCGCAGAGGGAAATTGATATTGTTAACCGTTGATACGATTAGAGCGGGTCAAATGGGTGCAACCTTTTATAATGCGGGTAATAAGGTTTGGTTGGCAGGTCATATACCGCCTTCATGTCTTAAAGTGTATACCCCGTAA